One genomic segment of Microbacterium maritypicum includes these proteins:
- the purQ gene encoding phosphoribosylformylglycinamidine synthase subunit PurQ, protein MTVRIGVITFPGSLDDRDAQRAVRIAGAEPVALWHGSHDLEGVDALVLPGGFSYGDYLRAGAIAALSPIMSEVKDAAAKGMPVLGICNGFQMLVEAHLLPGGLIRNNHQHFVRRDQRLTVENSDTAWTNAFRNGQEIVIPLKNADGGYIADEQTLDRIEGEGLVAFRYAGVNPNGSLRDIAGLTNEAGNVVGLMPHPEHATEAGFGPDTSVAMRSGVDGLDFFTSAIAAVARVAA, encoded by the coding sequence GTGACCGTCCGGATCGGCGTCATCACCTTCCCCGGCTCGCTCGACGACCGCGACGCGCAGCGCGCCGTGCGCATCGCCGGTGCCGAGCCCGTCGCGCTGTGGCACGGCTCGCATGACCTCGAGGGCGTCGACGCCCTCGTCCTCCCCGGCGGCTTCAGCTACGGCGACTACCTGCGCGCCGGTGCGATCGCCGCACTCTCGCCGATCATGAGCGAGGTCAAGGACGCCGCGGCGAAGGGCATGCCCGTGCTCGGCATCTGCAACGGCTTCCAGATGCTCGTCGAGGCGCATCTGCTCCCCGGCGGCCTGATCCGCAACAACCACCAGCACTTCGTGCGCCGCGACCAGCGGCTCACGGTGGAGAACTCCGACACCGCCTGGACCAATGCGTTCCGCAACGGCCAGGAGATCGTGATCCCCCTCAAGAACGCCGACGGCGGCTACATCGCCGACGAGCAGACGCTCGACCGCATCGAGGGCGAGGGGCTCGTGGCCTTCCGCTACGCCGGAGTCAACCCGAACGGGTCGCTGCGCGACATCGCCGGCCTCACCAACGAAGCCGGAAACGTGGTCGGCCTGATGCCGCACCCCGAGCACGCCACCGAGGCAGGATTCGGCCCCGACACCTCCGTCGCCATGCGCAGCGGTGTCGACGGACTCGACTTCTTCACCAGCGCCATCGCCGCGGTCGCCCGCGTCGCCGCGTAG
- the purS gene encoding phosphoribosylformylglycinamidine synthase subunit PurS, which yields MPTIVVDVMPKPELLDPQGKAVSGAFARLGVEGFTDVRIGKRFELTVEGEVTDEVLAEAKRIADEVLSNSVIEDVVGIEVAE from the coding sequence ATGCCCACCATCGTCGTCGACGTCATGCCCAAGCCCGAACTGCTCGACCCGCAGGGGAAGGCCGTCTCCGGCGCCTTCGCCCGCCTCGGCGTCGAGGGCTTCACCGACGTGCGCATCGGCAAGCGCTTCGAGCTCACCGTCGAGGGCGAGGTCACCGACGAGGTTCTCGCCGAGGCCAAGCGCATCGCCGACGAGGTGCTCTCCAACTCCGTGATCGAGGATGTCGTCGGCATCGAGGTCGCCGAGTGA
- a CDS encoding adenine phosphoribosyltransferase, with protein sequence MPEATLSPALVRAEALIRNVPDYPQPGIIFRDITPLLADAEALRVTTEAIIEPFAGQFDVIAGIEARGFILASAAAIAAGVGLIPIRKAGKLPRPAASVDYALEYGTATIEMHDDLPAGSRVLLIDDVLATGGTLAAGRELVERLGSHVVGISVLFEIDGLGGREAVGDLHTVFHSA encoded by the coding sequence GTGCCCGAAGCCACCCTGTCCCCCGCCCTCGTCCGCGCCGAAGCCCTGATCCGCAATGTGCCGGACTACCCGCAGCCGGGCATCATCTTCCGCGACATCACGCCTCTCCTCGCCGACGCCGAGGCCCTCCGCGTGACGACCGAGGCGATCATCGAGCCCTTCGCCGGGCAGTTCGACGTGATCGCGGGCATCGAGGCGCGAGGGTTCATCCTCGCCAGCGCCGCCGCCATCGCCGCAGGCGTCGGACTCATCCCGATCCGCAAGGCCGGCAAGCTCCCCCGCCCCGCGGCATCCGTCGACTACGCCCTCGAATACGGCACCGCCACGATCGAGATGCACGACGATCTGCCGGCCGGATCCCGCGTGCTGCTCATCGACGACGTGCTCGCCACCGGAGGAACCCTCGCCGCGGGGCGCGAGCTCGTCGAGCGCCTCGGAAGCCACGTCGTCGGCATCTCGGTGCTCTTCGAGATCGACGGTCTCGGCGGCCGCGAGGCAGTCGGCGACCTGCACACCGTCTTCCACTCCGCGTAG
- a CDS encoding ABC transporter substrate-binding protein has translation MNTRARHRILVTAAVASVSALALAGCSGNTGDSGEGSADEQVTLTVTTFGTFGYEDLYKEYEKAHPNVKIEATNIDTGGNARTDAFTKIAAGSGLSDVVAIEEGWLGAIMDVSDTFVDLRDYGIEDRKDDWVDWKYGQATDAEGRVIGYGTDIGPSGICYNGAAFEAAGLPSDRESVAELLNGDWENYFAVGADYTAKTGKAWYDHSGFVWNAMVNQLDEGYYAADGTLNVEDNAELKERFELLGAATEGGQSAAQTAWDWNGGKSFVDGTFATFVCPGWMLAVVQGQVEAGGGDASTGWDFADVFPGGAANWGGAFLSVPESSQHKKAAAELADWLTQPEQQVEQSAAAGNFPSTIKAQETLAADATPNAFFNDAPTGAILAERAKGVVAQFKGADDSVIQENVFGPALSSLDRRETDTQGAWDQAVGLLNDLVG, from the coding sequence GTGAACACACGTGCCCGCCACCGGATCCTCGTGACTGCCGCCGTGGCATCCGTCTCCGCCCTCGCCCTCGCCGGCTGCTCCGGAAACACCGGAGATTCCGGGGAAGGAAGCGCCGACGAACAGGTCACACTGACCGTCACCACGTTCGGCACCTTCGGCTACGAAGACCTTTACAAGGAGTACGAGAAAGCGCACCCGAACGTCAAGATCGAGGCGACCAACATCGACACCGGCGGCAACGCCCGCACCGATGCGTTCACCAAGATCGCCGCCGGTTCCGGCCTCAGCGACGTGGTCGCGATCGAGGAGGGCTGGCTCGGCGCCATCATGGACGTCTCTGACACCTTCGTCGATCTGCGCGACTACGGCATCGAAGACCGCAAGGATGACTGGGTCGACTGGAAGTACGGTCAGGCGACCGACGCCGAGGGTCGCGTCATCGGATACGGCACCGACATCGGCCCGAGCGGCATCTGCTACAACGGCGCTGCTTTCGAGGCGGCGGGGCTCCCGAGCGACCGCGAGTCGGTGGCCGAGCTGCTGAACGGCGACTGGGAGAACTACTTCGCGGTCGGCGCCGACTACACCGCGAAGACCGGCAAGGCCTGGTACGACCACTCCGGCTTCGTCTGGAACGCCATGGTCAACCAGCTGGACGAGGGGTACTACGCCGCCGACGGCACGCTGAACGTCGAGGACAACGCCGAGCTCAAGGAGCGCTTCGAGCTCCTGGGCGCCGCGACCGAGGGCGGCCAGTCCGCCGCGCAGACGGCGTGGGACTGGAACGGCGGCAAGTCGTTCGTCGACGGCACCTTCGCGACCTTCGTGTGCCCGGGCTGGATGCTCGCCGTCGTGCAGGGGCAGGTCGAAGCCGGCGGCGGAGACGCATCGACCGGATGGGACTTCGCCGACGTGTTCCCGGGAGGCGCAGCCAACTGGGGCGGTGCGTTCCTGTCGGTCCCGGAGTCGTCGCAGCACAAGAAGGCGGCCGCCGAGCTCGCCGACTGGCTGACGCAGCCCGAGCAGCAGGTGGAGCAGTCCGCTGCTGCCGGCAACTTCCCCTCGACGATCAAGGCGCAGGAGACGCTCGCGGCCGACGCGACGCCGAACGCCTTCTTCAACGACGCCCCGACCGGTGCGATCCTCGCCGAGCGCGCCAAGGGCGTCGTGGCCCAGTTCAAGGGTGCCGATGACTCGGTCATCCAGGAGAACGTCTTCGGCCCGGCGCTCAGCAGCCTCGATCGCCGCGAGACCGACACCCAGGGCGCCTGGGATCAGGCCGTCGGTCTGCTGAACGACCTCGTCGGCTGA
- a CDS encoding carbohydrate ABC transporter permease, whose protein sequence is MTLTAPPAENREKASPAKDAPSKPSWRHRVSRFDQNASPYFYISPFFLLFGLVGLFPLLYTVWVAVHEWDLLKGEGEFVGVGNFVEILGDGMFWNSIGNTLSIFLLSAIPQLAVALVIAYLLDRGLRAPTFWRMSVLIPFVVTPVAVAIIFSSIFNEADGLANNLLNLIGIADQEWKHNTALSHIAIAVMVNFRWTGYNALILLAAMQAVPRDLYESAALDGAGAARRFFSITIPTIRPTLIFVIITATIGGLQIFAEPRLFDVSTAGGIGGSDRQFQTTVLFLWELAFFRRNLGEASAVAILLFLLIVGIGVINFLISRRISTGDAPKSRAARPRARTAGSAASRATAGSTIATTTEENAR, encoded by the coding sequence ATGACTCTCACCGCCCCGCCCGCGGAAAACCGCGAGAAGGCATCCCCGGCGAAGGATGCGCCGTCGAAGCCCTCCTGGCGCCACCGCGTCTCACGGTTCGACCAGAACGCCTCACCGTACTTCTACATCTCGCCGTTCTTCCTGTTGTTCGGGCTGGTGGGGCTGTTCCCCCTGCTCTACACGGTCTGGGTCGCCGTGCACGAGTGGGATCTGCTGAAGGGCGAGGGGGAGTTCGTCGGTGTCGGCAACTTCGTCGAGATCCTCGGCGACGGGATGTTCTGGAACTCGATCGGCAACACCCTGAGCATCTTCCTGCTCTCCGCGATCCCGCAGCTGGCCGTGGCCCTCGTGATCGCCTACCTGCTCGACCGCGGCCTGCGGGCGCCGACCTTCTGGCGGATGAGCGTGCTGATCCCGTTCGTCGTGACCCCGGTCGCCGTCGCCATCATCTTCTCGAGCATCTTCAACGAGGCCGACGGCCTGGCCAACAACCTCCTCAACCTCATCGGTATCGCCGACCAGGAGTGGAAGCACAACACCGCGCTGTCGCACATCGCGATCGCGGTCATGGTGAACTTCCGCTGGACGGGCTACAACGCCCTGATCCTGCTGGCCGCGATGCAGGCTGTGCCGCGCGACCTGTACGAGTCCGCGGCGCTCGACGGGGCGGGAGCCGCGCGACGCTTCTTCTCCATCACGATCCCCACGATCCGTCCGACCCTGATCTTCGTCATCATCACCGCGACGATCGGCGGGCTGCAGATCTTCGCCGAGCCGCGTCTGTTCGACGTGTCGACCGCGGGCGGCATCGGCGGCAGTGACCGCCAGTTCCAGACGACGGTGCTGTTCCTGTGGGAGCTGGCGTTCTTCCGACGAAACCTCGGAGAGGCGTCCGCCGTCGCGATCCTGCTGTTCCTGCTGATCGTCGGGATCGGTGTGATCAACTTCCTCATCTCCCGGCGGATCTCCACCGGAGACGCCCCTAAGAGCCGTGCGGCCCGTCCCCGCGCGCGCACCGCCGGATCGGCGGCGAGCAGGGCCACCGCCGGATCGACGATCGCCACCACGACCGAGGAGAACGCGCGATGA
- a CDS encoding carbohydrate ABC transporter permease, producing the protein MTATQALSVPEKIRRRRAVAGGTAGIGSRPGFLTYGLLAAFIIGSVYPLWWSVVVASGTNATRGETLPLIPGGNFLANAARVFDAIPFWLALGNSFLISGIITLSVVTFSTLAGYAFAKLRFKGRDGLMIFVIATMAIPTQLGIIPLFMLMRELGWTGSIGAVIVPTLVTAFGVFFMRQYLVDVIPDELIEAARMDGANQFRTFLTVGLPAARPAMAILGLFTFMTAWTDYLWPLIVLSPQNPTLQTALSQLQSGYYIDYSIVLAGAVLATLPLLVLFVVAGRQLVSGIMAGAVKG; encoded by the coding sequence ATGACCGCCACCCAGGCGCTGAGCGTCCCCGAGAAGATCCGCCGGCGCCGAGCCGTCGCCGGCGGTACCGCCGGCATCGGCAGCCGCCCCGGCTTCCTCACCTACGGCCTCCTGGCCGCGTTCATCATCGGCAGCGTCTACCCGCTGTGGTGGTCGGTCGTGGTCGCCAGCGGCACGAACGCGACGCGAGGTGAGACGCTCCCGCTGATCCCCGGCGGCAACTTCCTCGCCAATGCGGCTCGGGTGTTCGACGCGATCCCGTTCTGGCTCGCCCTCGGCAACTCGTTCCTCATCTCGGGCATCATCACGCTCTCGGTCGTGACGTTCTCGACGCTCGCGGGCTACGCCTTCGCGAAGCTGCGCTTCAAGGGCCGCGACGGACTGATGATCTTCGTGATCGCGACCATGGCGATCCCGACGCAGCTGGGCATCATCCCGTTGTTCATGCTGATGCGCGAGCTCGGCTGGACCGGATCGATCGGTGCGGTCATCGTTCCGACGCTGGTCACCGCGTTCGGCGTGTTCTTCATGCGGCAGTATCTGGTCGACGTCATCCCGGACGAGCTGATCGAGGCCGCGAGGATGGACGGGGCGAACCAGTTCCGCACCTTCCTGACCGTCGGGCTCCCCGCCGCCCGGCCGGCCATGGCGATCCTCGGACTCTTCACGTTCATGACCGCGTGGACCGACTACCTGTGGCCGCTCATCGTGCTCTCCCCGCAGAACCCGACCCTGCAGACGGCGCTCAGCCAGCTGCAGTCCGGGTACTACATCGACTACTCGATCGTGCTCGCCGGCGCGGTGCTCGCGACCCTCCCGCTGCTCGTGCTCTTCGTGGTCGCCGGGCGCCAGCTGGTCAGTGGCATCATGGCGGGCGCGGTGAAAGGATGA
- a CDS encoding GH1 family beta-glucosidase, protein MTRSFPENFLFGAATAAYQIEGAAFEDGRTASIWDAFSREPGAVIGAENGDVACDHYHRYPQDVALMKQLGLQTYRFSTSWSRVRPDGGAVNAAGVDFYERLVDELLSADILPWLTLYHWDMPQALQEAGGWTNRDTVDRFLEYAGTMHDALGDRVNVWTTLNEPWCSSFLSYTAGEHAPGHTSIAEGLLASHHLLLAHGRTVEELRRRDASLNLGITLNHTVADPADPQNPADVDAARRVDGQFNRWFLDPIYRGSYPADIVDDIRAVDAEAVARFEAAVHDGDLETISQHIDTQGVNYYHGDLVSGTAPVEGPVSAEPETERVRRSPYPSSDDIHAVERGLPRTAQNWEVQPEGLTRVLQRVWTEYAEPAGTVLYMTENGAAYDDVVVVEDGETRVHDADRTEFLRLHLGAVLDAAEAGVDVRGYFYWSLFDNFEWAWGYDKRFGIVRVDYDTQERTLKDSGREYARIIGDRAL, encoded by the coding sequence ATGACCCGCTCCTTCCCCGAGAACTTCCTGTTCGGCGCCGCCACCGCCGCCTACCAGATCGAGGGGGCGGCGTTCGAGGACGGACGCACCGCATCCATCTGGGATGCCTTCTCGCGCGAGCCGGGTGCCGTGATCGGTGCGGAGAACGGCGATGTGGCCTGCGATCACTATCACCGCTACCCGCAGGACGTGGCGCTCATGAAGCAGCTCGGCCTGCAGACGTATCGTTTCTCGACGTCGTGGTCGCGGGTGCGCCCCGACGGCGGAGCGGTGAACGCGGCCGGTGTCGACTTCTACGAGCGCCTGGTCGACGAACTGCTCAGCGCCGATATCCTGCCCTGGCTGACGCTGTACCACTGGGACATGCCGCAGGCGCTGCAGGAGGCGGGCGGCTGGACGAACCGTGACACGGTCGATCGCTTCCTCGAGTACGCGGGCACCATGCACGATGCGCTCGGCGATCGCGTGAACGTGTGGACCACCCTGAACGAGCCGTGGTGCTCATCGTTCCTCTCCTACACCGCCGGCGAGCACGCACCGGGGCACACCAGCATCGCCGAAGGTCTGCTCGCCTCGCACCACCTGCTGCTCGCGCACGGCAGGACGGTCGAGGAGCTCCGTCGCCGTGATGCCTCGCTCAACCTCGGCATCACCCTGAACCACACGGTCGCCGACCCCGCCGATCCGCAGAACCCGGCCGATGTCGACGCGGCCAGGCGCGTGGACGGACAGTTCAACCGCTGGTTCCTCGACCCGATCTACCGCGGCAGCTACCCGGCCGACATCGTCGACGACATCCGCGCGGTCGATGCCGAGGCTGTCGCACGGTTCGAGGCGGCGGTGCATGACGGCGACCTCGAGACGATCTCGCAGCACATCGACACGCAAGGGGTGAACTACTACCACGGAGACCTCGTCTCGGGCACGGCGCCGGTCGAAGGGCCCGTCTCCGCGGAGCCAGAGACCGAACGAGTGCGGCGCAGCCCCTATCCGTCGAGCGACGACATCCACGCGGTCGAGCGGGGCCTGCCGCGCACGGCGCAGAACTGGGAGGTGCAGCCCGAGGGCCTCACCCGGGTGCTCCAGCGCGTCTGGACCGAGTACGCCGAGCCCGCGGGCACCGTGCTCTACATGACCGAGAACGGCGCGGCCTACGACGACGTCGTGGTGGTCGAAGACGGCGAGACGCGCGTGCACGATGCCGACCGCACCGAGTTCCTGCGACTGCACCTCGGTGCGGTGCTCGACGCCGCGGAGGCGGGTGTGGACGTGCGCGGCTACTTCTACTGGTCGTTGTTCGACAACTTCGAGTGGGCGTGGGGCTACGACAAGCGCTTCGGCATCGTCCGCGTCGACTACGACACCCAGGAGCGCACCCTCAAGGACTCGGGGCGGGAGTACGCGCGCATCATCGGCGACCGCGCGCTCTGA
- a CDS encoding LacI family DNA-binding transcriptional regulator — MSPRATIEEVASAAGVSRSTVSRVVNGSTAVSPEALAAVRAAIDELNYVPNRAARSLASRQTHAIALIVPEDTTRFFGDPFFAAIVAGITGALGGSDYLLNLLIASDDPGDKMTSFVRNGGVDGALIVSHHTSDAFVDRIADAVPVVFGGRPVRRRDGDYVVDVDNVAGARNATRRLIDIGRTRIATISGPLTMVASEDRVQGFRAALADAGLTPYAEEEGDYTESSGAEAARRLLDGGRPDAIFVASDLMARGALTALRSAGVRVPEDIALVGFDDSSVAITTDPQLTTMRQPMYAQGEAMARVLLSRLAGEEPPTTTILPTELVIRASA; from the coding sequence ATGTCGCCCCGAGCGACCATCGAAGAGGTGGCATCCGCCGCCGGTGTCTCCCGATCGACGGTGTCGCGCGTCGTGAACGGGTCGACCGCCGTGAGCCCGGAGGCCCTCGCCGCCGTGCGCGCCGCGATCGATGAGCTGAACTACGTGCCCAACCGCGCGGCACGCTCCCTCGCCTCACGGCAGACGCACGCGATCGCCCTGATCGTGCCGGAGGACACCACCCGCTTCTTCGGCGACCCGTTCTTTGCGGCCATCGTCGCCGGGATCACGGGTGCACTCGGCGGCTCGGACTACCTGCTCAACCTGCTCATCGCGAGCGATGACCCCGGCGACAAGATGACCAGCTTCGTGCGCAACGGCGGCGTCGACGGCGCGTTGATCGTGTCGCATCACACGAGCGACGCGTTCGTCGATCGGATCGCGGATGCCGTTCCGGTCGTCTTCGGTGGACGCCCCGTGCGTCGGCGCGACGGCGACTACGTCGTCGATGTCGACAACGTGGCCGGAGCGAGGAACGCCACCCGCCGCCTGATCGACATCGGGCGCACGCGCATCGCCACGATCTCGGGTCCGCTCACGATGGTCGCCTCGGAAGATCGTGTGCAGGGGTTCCGCGCGGCTCTCGCGGACGCCGGACTCACTCCGTACGCGGAGGAGGAAGGCGACTACACCGAGTCGAGCGGAGCGGAAGCCGCCAGGCGGCTGCTCGACGGCGGACGACCGGATGCGATCTTCGTCGCGAGCGACCTGATGGCCCGTGGCGCACTGACGGCACTGCGCTCGGCGGGTGTGCGTGTGCCGGAGGACATCGCCCTGGTCGGTTTCGACGACTCCTCGGTCGCCATCACCACCGATCCGCAGCTGACCACGATGCGCCAGCCGATGTACGCGCAGGGTGAGGCGATGGCCCGGGTCCTGCTGTCGCGACTGGCAGGCGAAGAGCCGCCGACCACGACGATCCTGCCGACCGAGCTGGTGATCCGCGCCTCCGCCTGA
- a CDS encoding DUF3137 domain-containing protein yields the protein MGVAVVEPVAVDLEPLRRSAGLRDILTYERLCGIPPHRRFLVVLVAVLLFAAAMLTGLWFLGRGDILTVAPILGVFVIGYTVLAAVGFVWWAVGLSRRVKVAAFAWQNGWAYADALERTRRPGTAFTRVVHGRERAVIACDDERMPFEMGMHHSVSHGQERATIQRPFAFIELPLPAPVPHIVLANRKRSIIPTLGLGRGAARLDLEGEFAKTFRLLVPKGYQQDALYIFTPDLMARVLDLGSGAEIELVSDRLYVYLPSDTRFDRAETMAAAITLAEEFHRRFAARTELYRDDDAGDIAARAGVSIGLRGQRLGGRGISVFALAGTAAVLLLSAGITAFSLFGGDLLTSIFG from the coding sequence GTGGGCGTCGCTGTCGTGGAGCCTGTAGCCGTCGATCTGGAACCGCTGCGAAGAAGCGCGGGCCTCCGCGACATCCTCACCTATGAACGCCTCTGCGGGATCCCGCCGCATCGCCGGTTCCTGGTGGTCCTGGTCGCCGTCCTGCTGTTCGCCGCCGCGATGCTGACGGGTCTGTGGTTCCTCGGGCGCGGCGACATCCTCACGGTCGCACCCATCCTCGGGGTGTTCGTGATCGGGTACACGGTGCTCGCCGCCGTCGGCTTCGTCTGGTGGGCTGTGGGTCTGAGCCGCCGGGTGAAAGTCGCAGCCTTCGCCTGGCAGAACGGCTGGGCCTACGCCGACGCACTCGAGCGAACCCGCCGCCCCGGCACCGCGTTCACGCGGGTCGTGCACGGGCGTGAACGTGCGGTGATCGCCTGCGATGACGAGCGGATGCCGTTCGAGATGGGCATGCACCATTCGGTCTCGCACGGCCAGGAGCGCGCGACGATCCAGCGCCCGTTCGCGTTCATCGAACTGCCGCTGCCGGCACCCGTTCCGCACATCGTGCTCGCGAACCGGAAGCGCAGCATCATCCCCACGCTGGGCCTGGGGCGCGGGGCTGCGCGCCTGGACCTGGAAGGCGAGTTCGCGAAGACGTTCCGCCTTCTCGTGCCGAAGGGCTACCAGCAGGACGCGCTCTACATCTTCACACCCGACCTGATGGCCCGCGTGCTCGACCTCGGCTCTGGTGCCGAGATCGAACTCGTATCCGACCGGCTCTACGTCTACCTGCCTTCCGACACGCGGTTCGACCGCGCCGAGACCATGGCGGCGGCGATCACCCTCGCCGAGGAGTTCCACCGCCGATTCGCGGCACGCACCGAGCTGTATCGCGACGATGACGCCGGAGACATCGCCGCCAGAGCGGGCGTGTCCATCGGCCTGCGTGGCCAACGGCTGGGCGGCCGCGGGATCTCCGTCTTCGCGCTCGCCGGCACAGCCGCGGTGCTGCTGCTGTCCGCAGGCATCACCGCGTTCTCCTTGTTCGGCGGTGATCTGCTGACGTCGATCTTCGGCTGA
- a CDS encoding DUF1266 domain-containing protein, which yields MHSLASVDFNSVTSIFEWLISQWWAWAIVGVVALFFLVSWILPAAKVKASPDYSTSDAEANELALGFLQIVNLPSGYWNDPTASLLGDSEKKVLVDQWGVHTRDDWLANIERLSTVRRRREVWMLYLAVRVELAQRLGRTPKAKEWLAAIVQEGGDKRDARTFVTSIEYAESEVRKRVGKDIVTPGLFVKTLDGYGIGQAVAMTTWGVALGHGDVAEARAIIHRINIEARPAFESWADFGLSYIVGRVMHWSDGSVDEKSFEKFGDGWSDFQAAATEKRNGPWASLSWSL from the coding sequence ATGCACTCTCTCGCGAGCGTCGACTTCAACAGCGTCACCTCGATCTTCGAATGGCTCATCAGCCAGTGGTGGGCCTGGGCGATCGTCGGCGTCGTCGCGCTGTTCTTCCTCGTGAGCTGGATCCTCCCCGCGGCCAAGGTCAAGGCTTCGCCGGACTACTCGACCAGCGACGCCGAGGCGAACGAGCTCGCGCTCGGCTTCCTGCAGATCGTGAACCTGCCCTCCGGATACTGGAACGATCCGACCGCCTCGCTCCTCGGCGACAGCGAGAAGAAGGTCCTGGTCGACCAATGGGGTGTGCACACACGTGACGACTGGCTCGCCAACATCGAGCGCCTCAGCACCGTCCGTCGTCGTCGCGAGGTGTGGATGCTCTACCTCGCCGTCCGCGTCGAGCTCGCCCAGCGCCTCGGACGCACCCCGAAGGCCAAGGAGTGGCTTGCCGCGATCGTGCAGGAAGGCGGGGACAAGCGCGATGCGCGCACCTTCGTCACCTCGATCGAATACGCCGAGTCCGAGGTGCGCAAGCGCGTGGGCAAGGACATCGTGACCCCCGGTCTCTTCGTGAAGACCCTCGACGGTTACGGGATCGGTCAGGCCGTCGCGATGACCACCTGGGGCGTCGCGCTCGGACACGGCGACGTCGCTGAAGCACGCGCGATCATCCACCGCATCAACATCGAGGCACGCCCGGCCTTCGAGTCGTGGGCAGACTTCGGCCTGAGCTACATCGTGGGCCGCGTGATGCACTGGTCGGACGGCAGTGTCGACGAGAAGTCGTTCGAGAAGTTCGGAGACGGCTGGTCCGACTTCCAGGCCGCGGCGACCGAGAAGCGCAACGGTCCGTGGGCGTCGCTGTCGTGGAGCCTGTAG
- a CDS encoding TetR/AcrR family transcriptional regulator, with the protein MARSDEQNRLARERARENILQAAIETFSERGVAGASIAEITQRAGVAQGLVNYHFGGKEQLVIAVIDRWFETVLGFARVEGTPDEMLAAVIDAALTATAYAIPLQRAVLAMQQQPSTHRLFAVSEARHEAAATAAEDAVRDLFRARGAEDPALEEVMLRSTIEGVFVKSAVFGDTYPLEEARRWMFRRYGLPEPTTPIAPPVPLRDGEPRPRATAALRSDEERADASA; encoded by the coding sequence ATGGCGCGCTCCGACGAGCAGAACCGGCTGGCCCGCGAGCGCGCCAGGGAGAACATCCTGCAGGCGGCGATCGAGACCTTCAGCGAACGCGGCGTCGCGGGTGCGAGCATCGCGGAGATCACCCAGCGCGCGGGTGTTGCGCAGGGGCTCGTGAACTACCACTTCGGTGGCAAGGAGCAGCTCGTCATCGCCGTGATCGATCGCTGGTTCGAGACGGTGCTCGGCTTCGCCCGAGTGGAGGGGACCCCCGACGAGATGCTCGCGGCGGTGATCGACGCCGCTCTCACGGCGACCGCCTACGCGATTCCGTTGCAGCGGGCCGTGCTGGCGATGCAGCAGCAGCCCTCGACGCACCGGCTGTTCGCGGTGTCGGAGGCGCGGCACGAAGCGGCGGCGACCGCCGCGGAGGACGCGGTTCGCGACCTGTTCCGCGCGCGGGGGGCGGAGGATCCGGCTCTCGAGGAGGTCATGCTGCGCAGCACGATCGAGGGTGTCTTCGTGAAGTCCGCCGTCTTCGGCGACACCTACCCGCTCGAGGAGGCGCGACGCTGGATGTTCCGGCGCTACGGTCTGCCGGAGCCGACGACGCCCATCGCGCCGCCGGTCCCCCTCCGCGACGGTGAACCGCGGCCTCGGGCGACAGCGGCGCTGCGCTCGGACGAGGAGCGCGCGGACGCATCCGCGTGA